Proteins from one Oceanivirga salmonicida genomic window:
- the infC gene encoding translation initiation factor IF-3: MFCIKGTNRSDKVRINEQIRAKELRIVLDDGTALGIMSNKDALELAIEKNLDLVEVSPGANPPVCKIMNYSKFKYEKSKKDKENKKKQKNVVIKEIRIKPHIDTHDMETKMSQVKKFLEKENKVKISLRLSGRERLHIESAIKVLDDIAEMFEEIAIVEKKYGKEQMQKFVMLSPKK; the protein is encoded by the coding sequence GTGTTCTGTATTAAGGGAACGAATAGATCTGACAAAGTCAGAATAAATGAACAAATAAGAGCTAAGGAGTTAAGAATTGTTTTAGATGATGGTACTGCTTTAGGGATTATGAGTAATAAAGATGCTTTGGAGTTAGCTATTGAGAAAAATTTAGATTTAGTGGAAGTATCTCCTGGTGCTAATCCACCAGTATGTAAGATTATGAATTATAGTAAATTTAAGTATGAAAAATCTAAAAAAGATAAAGAAAATAAAAAGAAACAAAAAAATGTGGTAATTAAAGAGATAAGAATTAAACCACATATAGATACACATGATATGGAAACTAAAATGTCACAAGTAAAAAAATTCCTAGAGAAAGAAAACAAAGTAAAAATTAGTTTGAGATTATCAGGAAGAGAAAGATTACATATAGAATCTGCTATTAAAGTATTAGATGATATTGCTGAAATGTTTGAAGAAATAGCAATAGTAGAAAAAAAATACGGTAAAGAACAAATGCAAAAATTTGTAATGTTATCACCTAAAAAATAA
- the rpmI gene encoding 50S ribosomal protein L35 translates to MPKMKTHKGAKKRIKVTGSGKFVMKHSGKSHILTKKSHKRKKRLGEDYVITKGASKKVAKLLVGSKGR, encoded by the coding sequence ATGCCAAAAATGAAAACACATAAAGGTGCAAAAAAAAGAATTAAAGTTACAGGAAGTGGAAAGTTTGTTATGAAACATTCTGGAAAGAGTCATATTTTAACTAAAAAATCTCACAAGAGAAAGAAAAGACTTGGAGAAGACTATGTTATTACAAAAGGAGCATCAAAAAAAGTTGCTAAATTATTAGTTGGAAGTAAGGGAAGATAG
- the rplT gene encoding 50S ribosomal protein L20, which translates to MARVKTGIVRRKRHKKVLKEAKGYKGTRKTNFRKANEAVKRAMAFSTEHRKLKKRTMRELWIIRINAAARLNGISYSKFMNGLKKLEILLDRKVLADLAVNNPAEFSSLVEKVKSI; encoded by the coding sequence ATGGCAAGAGTAAAAACTGGAATAGTAAGAAGAAAAAGACATAAAAAAGTATTAAAAGAAGCAAAAGGATATAAGGGAACAAGAAAAACTAATTTTAGAAAAGCCAATGAAGCAGTAAAAAGAGCAATGGCATTCTCAACAGAGCATAGAAAACTAAAGAAAAGAACAATGAGAGAATTATGGATAATAAGAATAAATGCTGCAGCTAGATTAAATGGAATTTCTTATTCTAAATTTATGAATGGATTGAAGAAATTAGAAATTTTATTAGATAGAAAAGTGTTAGCGGATTTAGCAGTTAATAATCCAGCAGAATTTTCAAGTTTAGTAGAAAAAGTAAAAAGTATATAA
- the murQ gene encoding N-acetylmuramic acid 6-phosphate etherase, which translates to MVDLFSLSTEMNNKNSENIELQDTSEILTRINNEDKTVAYSVEKEIKSITNLIDAILDNDTKNTRIIYIGSGTSGRLGILDASECPPTYGVSPEVVQGIIAGGKEAIFKAKENAEDDILQGELDLKEINITSEDIVIGLSASGRTPYVVGALKYANSLGCITGSISCSKNSEISNLAKYPIEVVVGPEIVTGSTRMKSGTAQKMILNMISTTVMIKKGKVFSGYMVDVKTSNKKLVERAKRIIMNTTNSSYELASKTLEKSQMNVKLAIVMILLNIDKDSAYIKLENYDNNVARLIHEYTNKNDRK; encoded by the coding sequence ATGGTTGATTTATTTAGTTTATCTACCGAAATGAATAATAAAAATAGTGAAAATATAGAATTACAAGACACAAGCGAAATATTAACTAGAATAAATAATGAAGACAAAACAGTAGCATATAGTGTTGAAAAAGAAATAAAAAGTATTACAAATTTAATAGATGCAATTTTAGATAATGATACTAAAAATACTAGAATAATATATATAGGTTCTGGAACATCTGGAAGACTTGGAATATTAGATGCTTCTGAGTGTCCACCAACATATGGAGTAAGTCCAGAAGTTGTACAAGGTATAATTGCTGGGGGGAAAGAAGCCATATTTAAAGCAAAAGAAAATGCAGAAGATGATATACTACAAGGTGAATTAGATTTAAAAGAAATTAATATAACTAGTGAAGATATAGTTATAGGGCTTAGTGCATCTGGTAGAACACCCTATGTGGTGGGAGCATTGAAATATGCTAATAGTTTAGGTTGTATAACTGGAAGTATTTCTTGTTCTAAGAATTCTGAAATATCAAATTTAGCCAAATACCCAATAGAAGTGGTAGTAGGACCTGAAATAGTAACGGGTTCTACTAGAATGAAATCAGGAACAGCACAAAAAATGATACTTAATATGATTTCAACTACAGTTATGATAAAAAAAGGTAAAGTGTTTTCAGGGTATATGGTAGATGTTAAAACTTCTAATAAAAAATTAGTAGAAAGAGCAAAAAGAATAATAATGAATACTACTAATAGTAGTTATGAATTAGCGAGTAAAACATTAGAAAAATCACAAATGAATGTAAAGCTTGCAATAGTTATGATACTACTAAATATAGATAAAGACAGTGCTTATATTAAATTAGAAAATTATGATAATAATGTTGCAAGATTAATACATGAGTATACTAATAAAAATGATAGAAAATAG
- a CDS encoding PTS lactose/cellobiose transporter subunit IIA — MENIENMEEIIFEIISYSGVAKSLSYQAMEEAENGKYEDSKNSLKEADEHLIKAHEIQTKLIHAESNDEKIPLSVLFIHAQDHLMSAIEIRTLSENIIKINKRLNDLENNL; from the coding sequence ATGGAAAATATAGAAAATATGGAAGAAATTATATTTGAGATAATATCATATAGTGGAGTAGCAAAATCTTTATCTTATCAAGCAATGGAAGAAGCAGAAAATGGTAAATATGAAGATTCGAAAAATAGTTTGAAGGAAGCGGATGAACATTTAATAAAAGCACATGAAATACAAACTAAATTAATACATGCTGAGTCAAATGATGAAAAAATACCTTTATCAGTATTATTCATACATGCACAAGATCACCTTATGTCAGCAATAGAAATAAGAACATTATCTGAAAATATTATAAAAATAAATAAAAGATTAAATGATTTGGAGAATAATTTATGA
- a CDS encoding PTS sugar transporter subunit IIB: MKILFVCSAGMSSAIAAKALKKEGEKAGLAIEVKECSTQAFEDEILNIYDLVMVAPQIRHRYSLLKEISDSNKIPCILIEPQGYSPLGGPKMLKQVKQELNL, translated from the coding sequence ATGAAAATATTATTTGTTTGTTCTGCAGGAATGTCTAGTGCTATTGCAGCAAAAGCATTAAAAAAAGAGGGAGAAAAAGCAGGTCTTGCAATAGAGGTGAAAGAATGTTCAACACAAGCATTTGAAGATGAAATATTAAATATATATGATTTAGTTATGGTAGCACCACAAATTAGACATCGTTATAGTCTTTTAAAAGAAATTAGTGATAGTAATAAAATACCGTGCATTTTAATAGAACCACAAGGCTATAGTCCTTTAGGTGGACCTAAAATGTTAAAACAAGTAAAACAAGAATTAAATTTATAA